The genomic window CATACTACTTTCATGAGGTGCAATTTCCTTTAGCCGTTCCAACTCATCCAGAGCATCAGGGTATTTTTGTAGGCCTAGAAGGATTAAAGCCTTTTGATACTTGGGGAGTGGATTCTTCTTATCAGCAAATATAGCCTTCTCCATCATTTCCAAGGCTTCCTCATTCCTCTGAAAGTTTCGATTCAGAAAGAAGGTTCATAGTTAATCATTGTCCAGATGATGATGAAAATTCTAGTTTTGAGGGTAAGTGGAAACCAAAAATTAGtatatggtactccctccgtttcgaaatgtttgacgccgttgactttttagcacatgtttgatcgttcgtcttattcaaaaaatttaagtaattattaattctttgcctatcatttgattcactgctaaatatatttttatgtaggcatataattttacatatttcacaaaagtttttgaataagacgaatggtcaaacatgtgctaaaaagtcaacggtgtcaaacatttcgaaacggagggagtattatatcaCCTTTAAAGCATGCAAGGCCATCCCAAGATAGCACATAAGAACAGAAGAGCAAGGATTTATCTGGAATGCCCTTCTGAAATGATGCTCAGcaaactcaaacttttcctgGCGAAGGTACACCACTCCAAGGCCATACCAGGCATTGTAGTGTCTTTCATCTACCTGAAGTGCAGAGCGGTATAGTTTTATACTGTTCTCATAATCCTCCAATGCAGAATACCTACAGTTCAAAGGAATGGCAGTATAGTTAGAAATTTTCGACAGGTGATCTCAAACATTAATACAAGATAAGAAACTCATGTGCACCAGTTATAAGATAGTGTGAACGAAAACATACTCGTGACCGCATAGTGTGTGAGCGTATGCAACTCTTGAGTCAAGCTGTACAGCACGTTGAAAATTCTTCAAGGCAGTCTCATGATCTTTCCTCAAGGCAAAGCAATTTCCCACAGCACACCTTTTGAACATTTAAAAACAGATACATTAGAAAATGTAACACAATATTATGTCAGCTTAAAAGCATTTCCACTAAAGATCTGTAATTGTCTCCTTGCTTCATCCAGATGTTTTGCACAGCATCAGGACTAAGACAAAGTTATCATGGACTAACAAAATCAATCAAGTAGATGTGTTGCTTTAACATCTATTAATTACTTTCAGTAAAGCACATTTGCAGAGTTCCATTTTGGCATTTGGTCCAAAATATCATTCACTTGCTGGGCATAAAAAGACGAACCATGCTTGGGGAGATAGTCGATCAATAGAAACAAGATCTTGAGCAAGGTAACTTAGCCGCATTTCCTCATTTAAATGCTGCAAAAGAGAAACAAAGCTGGTGAAATTTGAGGCAAAAGGTGGGAATAAAGTACTCTCAAGTACAAGAGCAGTTAGTCCACTTACATAAAGAACAGTGGAGTAAATGTCCATTCCCTCCAACGTGCATGGTGATAGTCGATGCGCTAACTCAAAAAAATGATCGGCTTCTAAATAATTGACGAGTTCAAAATATGTCTTCCCAACCTGCACCGTTGACCAAAATGAAAACAATTTTTAATTGCGAAAAGGAACAAAATTACAGGGTACTGTTAATATCTGTacagtgaaaaaaatattatggcgTGACTTTTTATTATTAAGTTGAGTATATAGAAGTGGAAATGAAATACCAGATGTAGAGTGGCTCATGTGCAAGTAAACATGGTTATGCTGAGTGACTGGAAATTCCAACAATCAGCATTCAGGGCCGATGTTCAACTACAGTTCAAGTTATCATTTTACTAATGTCAATTCTCCAGATTGACCCAACTAACATATATACAATTACCATAATGAATTCATCACATTATCACGTATCAGATTAATTTAAATAAACTCGTAGTTTCTTTTAGAAAACGAAGGAAACAAATATGCTATACATTACGATACAGACCCTAAATCATTACTATACAGTTCCTATGCCTCATGCCCTCATGAATAACGTAGATACACTCATACAAAACCAGTTTTCCAAAAGTTAGCCCTAGGAGCAGAGTAACCGCCCCAATTAGGCATTAGATTGTCAATTAGGTGGCAAACTATCCATGAAGGTTCTGGTGTAGCTATTTTAGTGTTCTATTGTTTAACTTCTATGTCATATACTTGCTAATTGCTTGGGATTTACTAATCATGTTGGACCTAGGCTACGGCCCTGCAGACCCTCTAGCGCCTACCACCTTCTTGAATCATGTACAAAACTAAAGGTTTTTCATTACAAAATCAAAAGCATGAAGATAAGTCGCCAACCATTTTGCAGGGGCTGTACCTGGCAAAGAACCCATCCAGTATTAAATTGTGCCTCTGGGAGCTTTCTATATACTTCCAATGCTTCCTGATCATTAAGTGAATGAAATCAACCACATAACAGGATAGTAGGTCAGCATTTCCAACACAAACATCGTGAACATACCTGACACTTAAACAAGCAAGAAAGCCTATACCCTTCCCCTAGTGTCCGCAAGAGTGCCATTAGCTCCCTGATACCAATAGCTAATTTGGAGTCCTGTGACAGAACTCGTTCAGATTTCTCTTGCTCGGGATATCTTCCATCAACTATACTTGTAGAAGACGAAGTTGAAGTTACATTATCTGTCCACATTGCATCAACATACCTGTTTCCTATGGTTCAGAAGGGGAAATAAAACCATCGTGAATATTAATGCACCATTCATATAGAGAAAGCTGATGCGATTATTATGATAATTATAATTTCACAAACCACGTAATTATGATATCGAAAAGGATAAGTTGATGGATTGGATGATCCTGCATCCAGTGAAGGAGAAGGATGTGTGATCATTTTAAAAGTCTTAAGTGTTAGGGCTCTTGAAACAGGATTCGTGGTGCAAGAAGTTcctttcgatttttttttatcacaataATCAGGAAACCTTATCCATAGGAGtgaaaagttcaaacaagcaaTGATACAGTAAAAATGTATGAATCTGGATGTAAATCTTTATGTATTTTAGGAATAATGATCTAACATGAGGCGCCAAAGAAAAGGATAAGCAATTCTGCAGTTCATATGCTACATGAAGAAGAAACTAAAAACAATATGATAACGGAGACACTTCAAGGGTTGAATGATAGCTGATAATGTTCTGGTGGTATTATAGATGCTTAAAATTTCAGCTCAATAATAGAGATATTTAAAAGGTATATGGATTAACATGAACAGCCAATAAATTCGGTGAGTAGTTGCATGATGTTTCTTAGCATCCTAAATGCCTTGTGAGTTGTGGCTTGGTGTCATTATTGTACTTTTCAAGTACAATCAATACAATATTGATGAGTGAGTTTTACTAATGTGAACCCATTGCACATGAACATATAAGCAAACATGCAGATATATCCTGATTGCAGTGTCTATAACAACATATCAACCACATTTTTTGCGAGGCTTATATAATTTGATGAGTCATCCATGTCGAAATGGTAATCACCTTCATCAAAATTTTCTGTTGCCTGTGGTTTCCCTTTCCTAACTTGCACGGAACGTAGAGCTGTTGAACACAATTTTGATGGTGTGGACGAGTTTACTCGCAATTTACCTGACGAGTGATCTGTTCCATTCCCTCCAAATTGAGAGATATTTGAGTTTGAGTTTATTGTTGTATCTCTAGAAAGTCTTGCACTTCTTCGAGGAACTGAATCACTACTCTGATTAAACAGCCTTCCAGAAACCTGAGAAAATAATCTTTTAACTGAGAAAAATAATCTTTTAAGTCTAGTATCATCACAAGTCAAATCTAAAGTGGGGTATGAGCATGGTGTGAGGACTATCAACAGAAAGAACATAAAAGAGACTATACAGCCAGACCTCAAAGCAACAGAACAATAGAAACATAGGTCCAATATTAGACGAGATGAGCTCTAACGAAGGCAATAATAAATCAAAGATGAAAAGAACGAAActacaaaaaatatttgctgGTTCCACAGTCCGTACTACATGGACAAACCTGtgaaaacaaaatgaaaacaaTGCTAATATCCCACTATTATTGAACAAAAGAATGCTGATGGAAAGTGAAGAACGTAAGGCGCTATGCAAAGATG from Oryza glaberrima chromosome 6, OglaRS2, whole genome shotgun sequence includes these protein-coding regions:
- the LOC127776593 gene encoding cell division cycle protein 27 homolog B isoform X2, producing the protein METLMVDRVHGSLRLFMHRNAVFLCERLCAQFPAETNVQLLATCYLHNNQPYAAYHILKGKKLPESRYLFAMSCFRMNLLREAEEALCPVNEPNIEVPSGATGHYLLGVIYRYTGRVEAAAEQFVQALTLDPLLWAAYEELCILGVAEDANECFSEATALRLQQELTSTSNVEKSNFVNENRFLSSNVSASFGDSPKQIKQLHANTTAEVSGYPHVKSTALHMQNGAPSNLSQFDTPSPTSTQASGIAPPPLFRNMHAYQNTAGGNAPSKPKVNAPNLTLRRKYIDEAGLKKVSGRLFNQSSDSVPRRSARLSRDTTINSNSNISQFGGNGTDHSSGNRYVDAMWTDNVTSTSSSTSIVDGRYPEQEKSERVLSQDSKLAIGIRELMALLRTLGEGYRLSCLFKCQEALEVYRKLPEAQFNTGWVLCQVGKTYFELVNYLEADHFFELAHRLSPCTLEGMDIYSTVLYHLNEEMRLSYLAQDLVSIDRLSPQAWCAVGNCFALRKDHETALKNFQRAVQLDSRVAYAHTLCGHEYSALEDYENSIKLYRSALQVDERHYNAWYGLGVVYLRQEKFEFAEHHFRRAFQINPCSSVLMCYLGMALHALKRNEEALEMMEKAIFADKKNPLPKYQKALILLGLQKYPDALDELERLKEIAPHESSMYALMGKIYKQLNILDKAVFCFGIALDLKPPAADVAIIKSAMEKVHLPDELMDDDDDDDDEI
- the LOC127776593 gene encoding cell division cycle protein 27 homolog B isoform X1, producing METLMVDRVHGSLRLFMHRNAVFLCERLCAQFPAETNVQLLATCYLHNNQPYAAYHILKGKKLPESRYLFAMSCFRMNLLREAEEALCPVNEPNIEVPSGATGHYLLGVIYRYTGRVEAAAEQFVQALTLDPLLWAAYEELCILGVAEDANECFSEATALRLQQELTSTSNVEKSNFVNENRFLSSNVSASFGDSPKQIKQLHANTTAEVSGYPHVKSTALHMQNGAPSNLSQFDTPSPTSTQASGIAPPPLFRNMHAYQNTAGGNAPSKPKVNAPNLTLRRKYIDEAGLKKVSGRLFNQSSDSVPRRSARLSRDTTINSNSNISQFGGNGTDHSSGKLRVNSSTPSKLCSTALRSVQVRKGKPQATENFDEGNRYVDAMWTDNVTSTSSSTSIVDGRYPEQEKSERVLSQDSKLAIGIRELMALLRTLGEGYRLSCLFKCQEALEVYRKLPEAQFNTGWVLCQVGKTYFELVNYLEADHFFELAHRLSPCTLEGMDIYSTVLYHLNEEMRLSYLAQDLVSIDRLSPQAWCAVGNCFALRKDHETALKNFQRAVQLDSRVAYAHTLCGHEYSALEDYENSIKLYRSALQVDERHYNAWYGLGVVYLRQEKFEFAEHHFRRAFQINPCSSVLMCYLGMALHALKRNEEALEMMEKAIFADKKNPLPKYQKALILLGLQKYPDALDELERLKEIAPHESSMYALMGKIYKQLNILDKAVFCFGIALDLKPPAADVAIIKSAMEKVHLPDELMDDDDDDDDEI